Proteins from one Mycobacterium adipatum genomic window:
- a CDS encoding cytochrome c oxidase assembly protein — translation MFDWIPPPVPLLPLVAVAMAGWYLFAVGRYQRTGRRWSRIRTSSFLSGCAVLAAVTGLAIDSYGYRLFSAFMFQHLTLSILVPPLLVLGSPGLLLLRSTSHRGLGRYVLVVALGALRCRASRMLLHPGFTIPVFLLSYYGLYLSDLFDAAAASVGGHLALQVFFLASGMLFIIPILATGPLPVRQSNLGRFFDIFVEMPLHVFIGVILMMAPRTLTETFAQPPAHWNVNPVADQAVAGALAWSYGEPVALLIVLVFAIRWRRDEQSQSEKSEADIEGRDADLAAYNAFLRQLHGQPRGVPGSADPRDGG, via the coding sequence ATGTTCGACTGGATACCACCCCCGGTTCCCTTGCTCCCACTTGTCGCGGTCGCAATGGCCGGTTGGTACCTGTTCGCCGTGGGCAGATACCAAAGGACAGGTCGGCGGTGGAGTCGGATCCGCACATCGAGCTTTCTGTCGGGCTGCGCGGTGCTCGCGGCGGTGACCGGTCTGGCGATCGACAGCTATGGCTACCGGCTGTTCAGCGCATTCATGTTCCAACATCTGACACTGTCGATTCTCGTGCCACCCCTGCTGGTTTTGGGGTCGCCGGGGCTGTTGTTGCTGCGGTCCACCTCGCACCGAGGTCTCGGGCGCTACGTCCTGGTCGTCGCGTTGGGCGCGTTGCGATGCCGGGCGAGCCGAATGCTGCTGCATCCCGGGTTCACCATTCCGGTGTTTCTGCTGAGTTACTACGGTCTGTATCTGTCTGACCTGTTTGATGCGGCGGCTGCCAGTGTTGGCGGGCACCTTGCGTTGCAGGTGTTCTTCCTCGCCAGCGGGATGTTGTTCATCATCCCGATTCTGGCCACCGGCCCGCTGCCGGTGCGGCAGAGCAACCTCGGACGATTCTTCGACATCTTCGTCGAGATGCCACTGCACGTCTTCATCGGAGTGATCCTGATGATGGCGCCCCGAACGCTGACCGAAACCTTCGCCCAGCCCCCCGCGCACTGGAATGTCAATCCCGTTGCCGATCAGGCGGTGGCCGGCGCGCTGGCATGGTCCTACGGCGAGCCGGTCGCACTCTTGATCGTGCTGGTGTTTGCCATCCGATGGCGTCGCGACGAGCAGTCGCAGTCAGAGAAGTCCGAGGCCGACATCGAAGGCCGTGATGCCGATCTGGCGGCCTACAACGCATTTCTGCGACAGCTGCATGGACAGCCTCGTGGTGTGCCCGGCTCAGCGGATCCACGGGACGGGGGATGA
- a CDS encoding copper resistance CopC family protein: protein MHSIMRLLLICEATWAFLALGSGTAAAHTAMTASDPAEGSTPIAAPVSITLTFNEEINPTFASAVLNDAGGRNWLTNSPQVQGSQLRVDLGPDLLPNGEYTVGYRVLSADGHPVSGSFAFTLNAPGSQQSTPAAAPGSDIPTAATAQPAPAPADEDTSTSTSTSTAILVAAAVGIAAGGVIAAWQARKRRRAAGSDARAASTQPPPTAEPPA, encoded by the coding sequence GTGCACTCGATCATGCGCCTGCTGCTGATATGCGAGGCCACGTGGGCCTTTCTGGCGCTGGGTTCCGGTACGGCCGCGGCACACACGGCGATGACGGCCTCCGATCCAGCAGAAGGCTCCACGCCGATAGCCGCGCCGGTCAGCATTACGTTGACTTTCAACGAGGAGATCAATCCGACCTTCGCCAGCGCCGTCCTCAACGATGCCGGTGGGCGCAATTGGCTGACAAACTCACCGCAGGTGCAGGGGTCGCAGTTGCGCGTCGACCTGGGGCCGGACCTACTACCCAACGGGGAATACACCGTGGGCTACCGCGTGCTGTCCGCCGACGGGCACCCGGTATCCGGTTCATTCGCCTTCACCCTCAACGCGCCCGGCAGCCAGCAGTCCACACCCGCCGCCGCCCCAGGCTCAGATATCCCCACCGCGGCCACGGCGCAGCCGGCACCCGCGCCGGCCGACGAGGACACCAGCACCAGCACCAGCACCAGCACGGCGATACTGGTGGCCGCCGCCGTGGGCATTGCCGCCGGAGGTGTGATCGCAGCCTGGCAGGCAAGGAAGCGGAGACGCGCAGCCGGTTCCGATGCGCGCGCCGCATCGACGCAACCGCCGCCCACTGCCGAGCCACCGGCCTGA
- a CDS encoding BlaI/MecI/CopY family transcriptional regulator, with product MARVRGFGELEATIMDRLWSRAADSGATVREILDELLTERDIAYTTVMSTMDNLHGKGWLTREREGRAYRYRPTLTREEHSARLMLEALSGGGRSEAVLSHFVAQIDAAESADLRAALRRLARKAGRR from the coding sequence ATGGCGCGGGTGCGTGGTTTCGGAGAACTAGAGGCGACGATCATGGATCGTCTGTGGAGCCGCGCCGCAGATTCGGGCGCCACAGTCCGCGAGATCCTCGACGAACTACTCACCGAGCGCGACATTGCCTACACGACGGTCATGTCGACAATGGACAATCTGCACGGCAAGGGCTGGCTCACGCGCGAACGTGAAGGCAGGGCCTACCGCTACCGGCCCACCCTGACCCGTGAAGAACACAGCGCCCGGCTCATGCTCGAAGCACTGAGCGGCGGTGGCCGCTCCGAGGCCGTGCTGAGCCATTTTGTCGCACAGATCGACGCCGCGGAGTCGGCGGATCTACGGGCCGCACTGCGCAGACTGGCACGCAAAGCCGGCCGACGATGA
- a CDS encoding NlpC/P60 family protein, which yields MQTLRATESAFSTKEEQIESAANTARLMRERLQQVRGPAAPTTQQASPPAEPPGNWDTREPTSATDTGWDTATPAVPRADLSDPVAIVNSVLQVSAASAQLTTDLGRRFLVKLGLIPSASPPTAATPGRIPRLYGQQAVEFAIRRGMSQLGVPYSWGGGNAGGPTRGIDQGAGTVGFDCSGLMVFAFAGVGINLPKYSGAQYDQGRRVPVAQLRRGDLIFWGPGGSQHVAIYLGQGQMLESPFTGSQVRIAPLRASGMTTHVVRLIES from the coding sequence GTGCAGACCCTGCGTGCGACCGAATCGGCGTTCAGCACCAAGGAAGAGCAGATCGAATCCGCTGCCAATACGGCGCGCCTTATGCGGGAACGCCTGCAGCAGGTGCGCGGGCCCGCCGCACCGACGACCCAACAGGCTTCCCCGCCTGCTGAGCCACCTGGCAACTGGGACACCCGAGAACCGACATCCGCGACCGATACCGGTTGGGACACCGCAACCCCGGCTGTTCCGCGTGCTGACCTCAGTGATCCGGTGGCCATCGTCAACTCGGTGCTGCAGGTGTCCGCCGCGTCCGCGCAACTCACCACTGATCTGGGCCGTCGGTTCCTGGTCAAGCTGGGGCTCATCCCGAGCGCGTCGCCCCCGACAGCAGCGACACCCGGCCGGATCCCGCGCCTCTACGGCCAGCAGGCGGTGGAGTTCGCCATCCGCCGCGGGATGTCGCAGCTGGGAGTTCCCTACTCGTGGGGTGGTGGCAATGCCGGTGGACCGACACGGGGAATTGATCAAGGCGCCGGGACGGTCGGCTTCGACTGCTCGGGGCTGATGGTGTTCGCCTTCGCCGGTGTCGGCATCAACTTGCCCAAATACTCAGGCGCTCAATATGACCAGGGGCGTCGTGTCCCCGTGGCGCAATTGCGTCGCGGTGACCTCATCTTCTGGGGTCCCGGCGGCAGCCAGCACGTCGCCATCTATCTGGGACAAGGTCAGATGCTCGAATCGCCGTTCACCGGTTCCCAGGTGCGGATCGCTCCGTTGAGAGCCAGCGGCATGACCACCCATGTTGTGCGGCTCATCGAGTCGTGA
- a CDS encoding TlpA disulfide reductase family protein — protein MPRSSVRRGDPGRPLRRRVDPPGRVRWVAVGAALIVGLLPGCSTGAGAVAQGGSFEFVAPGGQVDIFYNPPENRSRPGPISGPDLLDVSRTVSVDDFAGQVVVINVWGQWCAPCRTEMPELQQVYDATRDQGVAFLGIDVRDNNRQAAVDFIVDRNVTFPSIYDPSMRTMIAFGGRYPTTVIPSTVVLDRNHRVAAVFLRALLASDLEPVVRRLASEPPGGSGGQ, from the coding sequence ATGCCCCGAAGTAGCGTGCGCCGCGGTGACCCTGGACGTCCGTTGCGGCGGCGCGTCGACCCCCCGGGGAGGGTGCGCTGGGTGGCGGTGGGCGCCGCGTTGATTGTCGGGTTGTTGCCGGGGTGCTCCACTGGTGCGGGTGCGGTCGCCCAAGGTGGCTCATTTGAATTCGTTGCTCCCGGCGGTCAGGTCGACATCTTCTACAATCCACCGGAAAATCGTTCGCGGCCGGGGCCGATCAGTGGACCCGACCTTCTGGACGTTAGTCGCACAGTGTCGGTGGATGACTTCGCCGGCCAAGTGGTGGTCATCAACGTATGGGGCCAGTGGTGCGCTCCGTGCCGTACCGAGATGCCGGAGCTGCAGCAGGTTTACGACGCAACCCGTGATCAAGGGGTGGCCTTTCTGGGTATCGACGTCCGCGACAACAACCGGCAGGCCGCGGTGGATTTCATCGTCGACCGCAATGTCACATTCCCGTCGATCTATGACCCCTCGATGCGCACGATGATCGCGTTCGGCGGCCGATACCCCACCACGGTGATCCCGTCGACTGTCGTCCTGGACCGTAACCATCGTGTGGCAGCGGTGTTTCTGCGCGCGCTGCTGGCCTCCGATCTTGAGCCTGTAGTGCGTCGCCTTGCCTCAGAACCACCCGGCGGCAGCGGTGGACAGTAG
- a CDS encoding M56 family metallopeptidase has translation MTVAAALALYVATVLVAGPRLLRRIIADGFAPRLAITAWLAAVVTVLGSAVAAVAMTLIEAAGHWDSPDALLASCIERLNAILVGHSGWPAQIVAILAVAGTLSGLAVVCLRGLRALRRMRAHTLDHADAVRLVGRSDGSDLVVIEAPEPAAYCVAGRPAAIVVTSAAIAALNQQQLAAVIAHERAHLAGRHAHIVAAVRGIAAALPRIRFLTVAATEICALLEMCADDAAARRHGRQPLLAGLLTLSGAVAPAHGLAAASVAVLARAKRLTDPPKTLAQIRHRITLGGAVAAIAATPVAIGLLALSGALMCFA, from the coding sequence ATGACCGTCGCGGCAGCATTGGCCCTCTACGTCGCGACGGTCCTCGTCGCGGGGCCACGACTTCTGCGCCGAATCATCGCCGACGGTTTCGCACCCCGGCTGGCGATCACCGCTTGGCTTGCGGCGGTGGTGACAGTACTCGGGTCCGCTGTCGCTGCGGTGGCGATGACACTGATCGAGGCGGCGGGCCACTGGGACAGCCCGGATGCCCTACTCGCCTCCTGCATCGAACGCCTCAACGCCATTCTGGTGGGCCACTCCGGGTGGCCGGCGCAAATCGTGGCGATTCTCGCGGTGGCCGGCACGCTGAGCGGTCTGGCCGTGGTGTGCCTGCGCGGACTGCGGGCTCTGCGCCGAATGCGCGCCCACACACTCGATCATGCCGATGCAGTGCGCCTGGTCGGCCGATCCGATGGCAGCGACCTGGTCGTCATCGAAGCCCCCGAGCCGGCTGCCTACTGTGTCGCCGGACGCCCGGCCGCGATCGTCGTGACCTCGGCGGCCATCGCAGCGCTGAACCAACAGCAGCTGGCCGCAGTCATCGCCCACGAACGAGCGCACCTCGCCGGCCGGCACGCCCATATTGTGGCAGCAGTGCGCGGTATCGCCGCGGCGCTGCCCAGAATCCGCTTCTTGACTGTTGCCGCCACCGAGATCTGCGCCCTGCTGGAAATGTGCGCCGATGATGCCGCCGCACGACGGCACGGCCGCCAGCCACTGCTTGCCGGCCTGCTGACGTTATCGGGTGCGGTGGCACCGGCACATGGTCTGGCCGCGGCCAGTGTGGCCGTCTTGGCTCGCGCCAAGCGTCTCACCGACCCTCCCAAGACGCTGGCGCAGATCCGACACCGGATCACCTTGGGCGGCGCCGTTGCCGCGATCGCCGCCACACCTGTCGCGATCGGGCTGCTCGCACTCTCTGGCGCCTTGATGTGTTTCGCCTGA
- a CDS encoding M23 family metallopeptidase — MQRPGARPGARAAHQRATDPTEILPVYAPDIIAAAPAVARTPFAKDLAVLRAPELDDTNDLIEQWPLLLLGPRPDAVTRQRSAREEFRRSAPEHPRPAARTTRRTPPARQHRPTSHRKTPAAVGPVRSRLIIAGVAAGAVAAAANAATNAAQPGPDSTPTLASAGPSVAASGIQIVPVINAAESAIHTEEVTRGAAFARERAAREAALRRPQFVYPTNGILTSAFGTRWGTLHAGLDIANAVGTPVYAAADGVVIASGPTPGYGMWVKIRGADGTVTLYGHIDTTTVEVGDRVIAGDQVATMGNRGNSTGPHLHFEVHANGSQKIDPATWLRVRGVTVG; from the coding sequence GTGCAGCGACCGGGAGCTCGACCAGGTGCGCGCGCCGCGCACCAGCGAGCCACCGACCCCACTGAGATCCTGCCCGTCTACGCGCCGGATATCATCGCGGCGGCACCGGCTGTCGCGCGCACCCCGTTCGCCAAAGACTTGGCGGTCCTGCGAGCTCCCGAACTCGACGACACCAACGATCTGATCGAGCAGTGGCCCCTGCTGTTGCTGGGGCCCCGGCCCGACGCGGTGACACGACAACGCTCGGCACGCGAAGAATTCCGCCGCTCGGCCCCGGAGCACCCGAGGCCCGCTGCCCGCACGACGCGACGGACACCTCCTGCGCGTCAACACCGACCCACGTCGCATCGCAAGACTCCCGCAGCCGTTGGCCCGGTCCGCAGCAGACTGATCATCGCCGGTGTCGCGGCCGGGGCGGTGGCCGCTGCGGCCAATGCCGCGACCAATGCGGCCCAACCCGGGCCGGATTCGACCCCGACATTGGCCTCCGCCGGCCCGTCGGTTGCCGCCTCGGGGATCCAAATCGTGCCGGTCATCAACGCCGCCGAGTCGGCGATCCATACCGAGGAAGTCACCCGCGGTGCGGCTTTCGCCCGCGAACGCGCTGCGCGAGAAGCAGCGCTGCGCCGTCCACAGTTCGTGTATCCGACCAACGGCATCTTGACCTCGGCATTCGGAACGCGCTGGGGCACCCTGCACGCAGGACTGGACATCGCCAACGCGGTCGGAACCCCCGTGTACGCCGCCGCAGACGGTGTGGTCATCGCGTCGGGGCCCACGCCCGGCTACGGCATGTGGGTCAAAATCCGGGGCGCAGACGGCACCGTGACGCTCTACGGACATATCGACACGACCACGGTGGAGGTCGGCGATCGCGTGATCGCCGGCGATCAGGTCGCCACCATGGGCAACCGGGGCAATTCCACCGGTCCCCACCTGCATTTCGAAGTACACGCCAACGGATCGCAGAAGATCGACCCGGCGACGTGGTTGCGGGTGCGCGGCGTGACCGTCGGTTGA
- the ctaD gene encoding cytochrome c oxidase subunit I has translation MVAEAPPAGELEARRPFPQRMGPKGNIIYKMITTTDHKLIGMMYVVTCFGFFMAGGLMALLMRTELTLPGLQFLSNEQYNQLFTMHGTVMLLFYATPIVFGFANLVLPLQIGAPDVAFPRLNALSFWLFLFGALIAMGGFITPGGAADFGWTAYTPLSNVIHSPGAGADLWIVGLIVGGLGTILGAVNMITTVVCMRAPGMTMFRMPIFTWNILVTSILVLLAFPLLTAALFALLADRHLGSLIYDPANGGVLLWQHLFWFFGHPEVYIIALPFFGIVSEIFPVFSRKPIFGYTTLIYATLGIAALSVAVWAHHMYATGAVLLPFFSFMTFLIAVPTGIKFFNWIGTMWKGQLTFETPMLFSVGFLITFLLGGLSGVLLASPPIDFQVSETYFVIAHFHYVLFGTIVFATYAGIYFWFPKMTGRLLDERLGKLHFWLTFLGFHATFLVQHWLGNDGMPRRYADYLPSDGFTTLNVISTIGALVLGISTLPFVWNVFKSWRYGEPVTVDDPWGYGNSLEWATSCPPPRHNFTELPRIRSERPAFELHYPHMVERMRAEAHIGRAHGPDDGDVTRLDDEHVRT, from the coding sequence TTGGTAGCCGAAGCGCCCCCGGCAGGAGAACTCGAGGCACGGCGGCCGTTCCCGCAGCGCATGGGCCCCAAGGGCAACATTATCTACAAGATGATCACCACGACCGATCACAAGCTGATCGGCATGATGTACGTGGTGACCTGCTTCGGGTTCTTCATGGCCGGCGGGCTGATGGCCCTGCTGATGCGCACCGAGTTGACCTTGCCGGGCCTGCAGTTCCTGTCCAATGAGCAGTACAACCAGCTGTTCACCATGCACGGCACGGTGATGCTGCTGTTCTACGCGACCCCGATCGTGTTCGGCTTCGCCAACCTGGTGCTGCCCCTGCAAATCGGTGCCCCAGATGTCGCGTTCCCACGGCTGAACGCGCTGTCGTTCTGGCTGTTCCTGTTCGGTGCGCTCATCGCCATGGGCGGCTTCATCACCCCCGGTGGCGCCGCCGACTTCGGCTGGACCGCCTACACGCCGCTCTCAAACGTCATCCATAGCCCTGGTGCGGGGGCGGATCTATGGATCGTCGGATTGATAGTCGGTGGTTTGGGCACCATCCTGGGTGCGGTCAACATGATCACCACGGTGGTCTGCATGCGTGCCCCCGGTATGACGATGTTCCGGATGCCGATCTTCACCTGGAACATCCTGGTGACCTCGATCCTGGTGCTGCTGGCCTTCCCGCTGCTGACCGCGGCGCTCTTTGCATTGCTCGCGGACCGACATCTCGGATCGCTCATCTATGACCCCGCCAATGGTGGTGTGTTGTTGTGGCAGCACCTGTTCTGGTTCTTCGGTCACCCCGAGGTGTACATCATCGCGCTGCCGTTCTTCGGCATCGTCTCGGAGATCTTCCCGGTGTTCAGCCGGAAACCGATCTTCGGGTATACCACCCTGATCTACGCGACGCTGGGTATCGCGGCACTGTCGGTCGCGGTGTGGGCGCACCATATGTACGCCACCGGCGCGGTACTGCTGCCGTTCTTCTCGTTCATGACATTCCTGATCGCGGTGCCGACCGGTATCAAGTTTTTCAACTGGATCGGCACGATGTGGAAGGGGCAGTTGACCTTCGAGACGCCGATGCTGTTCTCGGTGGGCTTCCTGATCACCTTCCTGCTCGGTGGCCTGTCGGGCGTGCTGCTGGCCAGCCCCCCCATCGATTTCCAGGTGAGCGAAACCTACTTCGTCATCGCACATTTCCATTACGTGCTCTTCGGCACCATCGTGTTCGCCACCTACGCGGGCATCTACTTTTGGTTCCCGAAGATGACGGGCCGCCTGCTCGACGAGCGCCTGGGCAAGCTGCACTTCTGGCTGACCTTCCTGGGCTTTCACGCCACGTTCCTGGTCCAGCATTGGCTCGGCAACGACGGGATGCCGCGTCGTTACGCGGACTACCTGCCCAGCGACGGTTTCACCACGCTGAACGTCATCTCTACCATCGGTGCACTCGTGTTGGGGATCTCGACGTTGCCGTTCGTCTGGAACGTGTTCAAGAGCTGGCGTTACGGCGAACCGGTGACTGTCGACGATCCGTGGGGTTACGGCAACTCGCTGGAGTGGGCGACGTCCTGCCCGCCGCCGCGGCACAACTTCACCGAACTGCCCCGGATCCGTTCGGAGCGGCCGGCATTCGAGCTGCACTACCCGCACATGGTGGAGCGAATGCGTGCCGAGGCCCATATCGGCCGAGCGCACGGACCCGATGACGGCGACGTGACCCGGCTTGATGACGAGCACGTCCGCACCTGA